Proteins found in one Paenibacillus dendritiformis genomic segment:
- a CDS encoding sensor histidine kinase, translated as MSDKMIKRLILWIPTLTIGLWEYVRHSFLLPYLSMDMGNILAPIIVFIVSATLLTRLFKKLDDTQATLRREQRMTAALEERERLAQELHDGISQSLFMLSVKIDRLESCPSEEKQGQLDKLRQTVRHVYDDVRQAIANLRTAPQEKDFTWSHPFMQMIEDIHKDTEWKMDVAWAIPEESLTIKEKIALFSCVREALTNVRKHADAKHVRVIGRLNGEGFECEVRDDGAGFAGDPCAAAGKYGLKMLRDRARTLGWQFEMMREDGQTIMRVSKRGAAERLAEAR; from the coding sequence ATGAGCGACAAGATGATTAAGCGGTTGATCTTATGGATTCCGACGTTGACGATCGGGCTGTGGGAATATGTCAGACATTCCTTTTTGCTTCCTTATTTGTCGATGGACATGGGCAATATATTGGCTCCGATCATCGTGTTCATCGTCTCGGCGACGCTGCTGACGCGCCTGTTCAAGAAGCTGGACGATACGCAGGCGACGCTCCGGCGGGAGCAGCGGATGACGGCGGCGCTGGAGGAGCGGGAGAGGCTGGCGCAGGAGCTGCATGACGGCATTTCGCAATCGTTGTTCATGCTGTCCGTCAAAATCGATCGCCTCGAGTCATGCCCTTCGGAGGAGAAGCAGGGCCAACTGGATAAGCTCCGTCAGACGGTGCGGCATGTGTATGACGATGTGCGGCAAGCGATTGCGAACCTTCGGACCGCGCCGCAGGAGAAGGATTTTACCTGGTCCCATCCGTTCATGCAAATGATCGAGGATATTCATAAGGATACGGAGTGGAAGATGGATGTCGCATGGGCCATTCCGGAAGAATCGTTGACGATCAAGGAGAAGATCGCCCTGTTCTCCTGTGTGCGGGAAGCATTGACCAATGTGAGGAAGCATGCGGACGCGAAGCATGTGCGGGTCATTGGGCGGCTGAACGGGGAAGGCTTCGAATGCGAGGTGCGCGATGACGGAGCGGGGTTCGCGGGCGATCCGTGCGCCGCTGCCGGGAAGTACGGCTTGAAAATGCTTCGGGATCGGGCAAGGACGCTGGGCTGGCAATTCGAGATGATGCGGGAGGACGGACAGACGATTATGCGAGTCTCGAAGCGGGGAGCGGCCGAGCGGCTGGCCGAGGCACGATAG
- a CDS encoding LacI family DNA-binding transcriptional regulator yields the protein MKVSIFDVAKKAGLSVVTVSRVLNNAQTVREKNRQKVLQAMKELDYHPNAAARSLAKGKTGVIGMIVTTLQDSFLDSIVQTVSSLLKDHGYYLALSVANYPQEEGVGRDFIEEDRVDGLLLLSPIHELSYLTELRNRNIPFVLIDHQTVQPDVHGVTVDNYTGGYEATRHLVELGHRSIAHIQGPGFFLSSIERERGFRQALAEAGLEPYAVAPGEFSIESGYQAVRKWLEQDQLPTALFAADDFTALGAINALTEAGLRVPEHMSIVGYDDQVLASELRPRLTTMRQPAEQIGKAAVDMLVKQMNGVSLTNRTVRLNSEIIVRESTAAPQAQ from the coding sequence ATGAAAGTCAGTATTTTTGATGTTGCCAAAAAAGCTGGCTTGTCTGTCGTAACGGTATCCCGTGTCTTGAACAATGCCCAAACTGTTCGAGAAAAGAATCGCCAAAAGGTTCTGCAGGCGATGAAAGAACTGGACTATCACCCGAACGCGGCGGCACGAAGCTTGGCGAAAGGCAAAACCGGAGTCATCGGCATGATTGTCACGACGCTGCAGGATTCGTTCCTGGACAGCATCGTGCAAACGGTGTCTTCCCTGTTGAAGGATCACGGATATTATCTTGCTTTGTCAGTCGCGAATTATCCCCAGGAGGAAGGCGTAGGGAGGGATTTTATCGAGGAGGATCGGGTGGACGGACTGCTTCTGCTGTCGCCGATTCATGAATTGAGCTACTTGACGGAGCTGCGGAACCGGAATATTCCGTTCGTGCTCATCGATCACCAGACCGTCCAGCCGGATGTTCACGGCGTTACCGTCGACAATTATACTGGAGGCTATGAAGCGACCCGCCATCTCGTTGAACTGGGACATCGCTCCATCGCTCATATCCAGGGGCCGGGCTTCTTCCTCAGCTCGATCGAGCGGGAGCGCGGATTCAGGCAGGCGCTGGCGGAAGCGGGCTTGGAGCCGTACGCGGTGGCGCCGGGCGAGTTCTCGATTGAATCCGGTTACCAGGCGGTCCGCAAATGGCTCGAACAAGATCAGCTGCCGACGGCCCTGTTCGCTGCGGACGATTTCACGGCACTGGGCGCTATCAACGCGTTGACCGAAGCGGGCCTTCGGGTGCCGGAGCATATGTCGATCGTGGGCTACGACGATCAGGTGCTTGCCTCGGAACTGCGGCCGCGCTTGACGACGATGCGGCAGCCGGCCGAGCAGATCGGGAAGGCGGCGGTGGACATGCTCGTCAAGCAGATGAACGGCGTCTCGCTGACGAACCGGACTGTCCGTCTCAATTCGGAGATTATCGTCCGGGAATCAACGGCAGCACCGCAAGCGCAATGA
- a CDS encoding YbjQ family protein produces the protein MIVATTENIPNYEVIEVIGTAFGVVVRARGIGGDIMASLKGLVGGEVKQYTQMIEDARRQAMDRMIENAHAMGGDAITMMRFDSGDVAQNMSEIVAYGTVVKLRPVQR, from the coding sequence ATGATCGTAGCAACAACCGAAAATATCCCGAACTATGAAGTAATCGAAGTGATCGGCACCGCTTTTGGCGTCGTTGTGCGCGCACGCGGCATCGGCGGAGACATTATGGCTTCCTTGAAAGGGCTGGTCGGCGGCGAAGTTAAGCAGTACACGCAGATGATCGAGGATGCCCGGCGCCAGGCGATGGATCGGATGATCGAGAACGCGCACGCGATGGGCGGCGATGCCATTACGATGATGCGCTTCGATAGCGGCGACGTCGCGCAGAACATGAGCGAGATCGTGGCTTACGGAACGGTCGTCAAGCTGAGACCTGTGCAGAGGTAG
- a CDS encoding aldolase catalytic domain-containing protein — MKTNHCKIIDCTIRDGGLVNNWDFSVEFVQSLYASLNEAGVDYMEIGYKNSPKLLKGADEAGPWRFLDDDFLRKVIPQKGTTKLSALVDIGRVDENDILPRSESMLDLIRVACYSKDVDKALDLIQLFHDRGYETTINIMALSNVMENDLIEAFAMIKDSPVDIVYIVDSYGSLDHNDIHYLVHKFKEHLPNKRLGVHTHNNMQLAFSNTLVAAELGVEILDASVYGMGRGAGNCPTELLLTHLKNSRYHMRPVLGFIQNHMLKTREKWEWGYLIPYLVTGTLDEHPRSAMALLASDERDQYVEFYDRMTTPEVSFSQKKPE; from the coding sequence ATGAAAACGAATCATTGTAAAATTATCGACTGCACCATTCGCGACGGCGGTCTCGTCAATAACTGGGATTTCAGCGTCGAGTTCGTGCAAAGCTTGTATGCCTCATTGAACGAAGCGGGCGTCGATTATATGGAAATTGGCTACAAAAATTCGCCGAAATTGCTTAAAGGCGCTGATGAAGCAGGCCCATGGCGTTTTTTGGATGACGATTTCCTGCGTAAAGTCATTCCGCAAAAAGGAACAACCAAGCTGTCGGCGCTCGTTGATATCGGACGGGTCGACGAAAATGATATTTTGCCTCGTTCCGAGAGCATGCTCGATCTGATCCGTGTCGCTTGCTACAGCAAAGACGTTGACAAAGCGCTCGATCTGATTCAGCTTTTCCACGATCGGGGTTATGAGACAACGATTAATATTATGGCGCTCTCCAACGTAATGGAGAACGATCTGATTGAAGCCTTCGCCATGATTAAGGACAGCCCGGTTGACATCGTCTATATTGTCGATTCCTACGGCAGCCTCGATCATAACGATATACATTACTTGGTGCACAAGTTCAAGGAGCATCTGCCGAACAAGCGCCTGGGCGTGCACACGCACAACAATATGCAGCTTGCCTTTTCCAATACGCTCGTCGCTGCCGAACTGGGCGTCGAGATTCTGGATGCCTCCGTCTACGGCATGGGACGGGGCGCAGGGAACTGCCCGACCGAGCTGCTGCTGACGCATCTGAAGAACAGCAGATACCACATGCGTCCGGTGCTCGGCTTTATCCAAAATCATATGCTGAAGACACGCGAAAAATGGGAGTGGGGTTACCTGATTCCATATCTCGTCACCGGAACGCTTGATGAGCATCCGCGTTCGGCTATGGCGCTGCTTGCATCGGACGAGCGTGATCAATATGTCGAGTTCTACGACCGAATGACGACGCCGGAAGTCAGCTTTTCCCAGAAGAAGCCGGAATAA
- a CDS encoding FeoA family protein has protein sequence MGRHVPRSALSTTPLCELKPGQTGCICDLSEANPAVCRRLMELGVEEGTRVQVMHAGLLGGPLTLEANGQLIGIRRSEARRIGVNAV, from the coding sequence ATGGGCCGTCATGTTCCCCGTTCTGCTCTATCAACCACCCCATTATGCGAACTCAAGCCTGGCCAGACAGGCTGTATTTGTGATCTGTCCGAAGCCAATCCTGCCGTCTGCCGGCGCTTGATGGAGCTCGGAGTCGAAGAGGGCACGCGTGTGCAGGTGATGCATGCCGGCCTGCTCGGCGGACCGCTCACGCTCGAAGCGAACGGCCAGCTGATCGGCATTCGCCGCAGCGAAGCCCGGCGTATCGGGGTGAATGCGGTATGA
- the feoB gene encoding ferrous iron transport protein B translates to MSVQTTALVGNPNTGKTSLFNALTRSYEYVGNWTGVTVEKKVGRLHRQAGALIDLPGIYSLHPMSRDESVAVQYLLDERPNAIVNVVDASQLERNLMLTVQLLEYGVPVYVALNMTDVAAGRGIHIDPAKLSAALGVPVIPVNARKKQGIASILERLQPQAAEDASPQAAARGSASGGSAASPTEPAVRRSPLVLNYGDEAEQAIERIAALLPGDDAVPLRWTALQYIEQNETVRQSVQERIGADQVRQIGRIIEEAKLRLRDSGAALHLPQRLRSIRMEFIRQIIASSVHAEQRQARTMTERLDNIVTNRWLGIPIFILIMFLTFKVTFDWIGTPLSDALDAFFSGPLTEGVAALLDAAGASSFTHALLEEGIIAGVGGVLVFVPQIFLLFLFISFIEDSGYMARVTVVMDRLMEAVGLNGKAFIPFVIGFGCNVPGIMAARTIEQPRERLVTTLLVPLMSCSARLSVYALFAGVFFQAHQAIVVLSLYLLSIVLSLLLAKLFTKRFMKEEHSIFVVELPPYRMPQWQTLFRSTWEKGKGFVRKAGTFILGGSVLIWFLTYAGPGGLGVEMDDSYLALIGGFLAPLLAPLGFGTWQAGAALLTGFLAKEIVVSTMNIIYHAPDAAMLQAQIAQAFTPLSAYTFCVFLLLYVPCLATVGILRKETASWRWTWFSIGYSLVLAYAAALVVTAIGHWLGYM, encoded by the coding sequence ATGAGCGTACAGACAACCGCGCTGGTCGGCAATCCGAACACCGGGAAGACTTCCTTGTTCAACGCCCTCACTCGCTCTTACGAATACGTCGGCAACTGGACAGGCGTAACCGTAGAAAAAAAAGTAGGGCGGCTGCATCGTCAGGCAGGCGCCCTGATTGATCTGCCGGGCATCTACTCGCTTCATCCGATGTCAAGAGATGAGAGCGTCGCCGTGCAGTATCTGCTGGACGAGCGTCCGAACGCCATTGTCAATGTCGTGGACGCCTCCCAATTGGAGCGGAACCTCATGCTGACTGTACAGCTGCTGGAGTATGGCGTGCCTGTATATGTCGCCCTCAATATGACGGATGTGGCGGCTGGAAGAGGCATTCATATCGATCCGGCGAAGCTGTCCGCCGCGCTCGGCGTCCCGGTCATTCCGGTGAATGCCCGCAAGAAGCAAGGCATCGCCAGCATTTTGGAGCGCCTGCAGCCGCAGGCGGCCGAGGACGCGTCCCCGCAGGCCGCTGCTCGCGGGTCCGCCTCTGGCGGCAGCGCAGCATCACCAACTGAACCGGCCGTACGCCGCAGCCCGCTCGTGCTGAATTACGGCGATGAGGCGGAGCAGGCAATCGAACGCATCGCCGCGCTTCTTCCCGGCGATGACGCCGTTCCGCTCCGATGGACGGCGCTGCAATATATCGAGCAGAACGAGACAGTCCGCCAATCCGTCCAGGAGCGGATAGGCGCCGACCAAGTCCGCCAGATCGGGCGCATTATCGAAGAGGCCAAGCTGCGCTTGCGGGACAGCGGAGCCGCGCTTCATCTTCCGCAGCGGCTGCGCAGCATCCGGATGGAATTCATCCGTCAGATCATCGCTTCGTCCGTCCATGCGGAACAGCGGCAGGCGCGCACGATGACAGAGCGACTAGATAACATCGTCACGAATCGATGGCTTGGCATTCCGATATTTATCCTTATTATGTTTCTGACCTTCAAAGTCACCTTCGACTGGATCGGCACACCGTTATCGGATGCGCTGGACGCGTTCTTCTCCGGACCGCTGACCGAAGGAGTAGCGGCGCTGCTGGACGCGGCGGGAGCCTCCTCCTTCACGCATGCGCTGCTGGAGGAAGGCATTATCGCCGGGGTCGGAGGCGTGCTGGTGTTCGTGCCGCAAATATTTTTGCTGTTCCTCTTCATCTCGTTCATTGAAGATTCCGGTTATATGGCCCGGGTCACCGTCGTCATGGACCGGCTGATGGAAGCGGTCGGCCTGAACGGCAAGGCGTTCATCCCATTCGTCATCGGCTTCGGCTGCAACGTGCCGGGCATTATGGCGGCCCGCACCATCGAACAGCCGCGGGAGCGTCTGGTCACGACGCTGCTCGTCCCGCTCATGTCCTGCTCTGCCCGGCTGTCGGTATATGCGCTGTTCGCCGGCGTGTTCTTCCAGGCGCATCAGGCGATCGTCGTGCTCAGCCTGTACCTGCTCAGCATCGTGCTGTCACTGCTGCTGGCCAAGCTGTTCACGAAGCGCTTCATGAAGGAAGAGCACAGCATCTTCGTCGTCGAGCTGCCGCCTTACCGCATGCCGCAATGGCAGACGCTGTTCCGGAGCACATGGGAGAAGGGCAAGGGCTTCGTCCGCAAAGCGGGCACGTTCATTCTCGGCGGCTCGGTCCTGATCTGGTTCCTCACCTACGCCGGTCCCGGCGGGCTCGGCGTAGAGATGGACGACAGCTATCTGGCGCTGATCGGCGGCTTCCTCGCCCCGCTGCTCGCACCGCTTGGCTTCGGGACATGGCAAGCCGGGGCCGCGCTCTTGACCGGGTTCCTGGCCAAGGAAATCGTTGTGTCCACGATGAACATCATCTATCATGCGCCGGATGCGGCGATGCTGCAGGCACAGATTGCCCAAGCCTTCACGCCGTTGTCCGCTTATACGTTCTGCGTGTTCCTGCTGCTGTACGTCCCCTGTCTCGCGACGGTCGGCATCCTGCGCAAGGAGACGGCTTCGTGGCGGTGGACGTGGTTCTCTATCGGATATTCGCTCGTCCTCGCCTATGCCGCGGCGCTGGTTGTCACGGCAATAGGACACTGGCTTGGCTATATGTAA
- a CDS encoding FeoB-associated Cys-rich membrane protein: MMVMPWFEIALVSAIFGYAGWTLIRHIRKSKQGACASCALNRSCPSGSCASAPKPEQKLTE, from the coding sequence ATGATGGTGATGCCCTGGTTCGAGATTGCCCTCGTATCCGCTATCTTCGGCTACGCCGGCTGGACGCTGATCCGGCATATCCGCAAAAGCAAGCAGGGCGCTTGCGCCTCATGCGCCCTGAATCGCTCCTGCCCATCCGGAAGCTGCGCTTCCGCGCCGAAGCCGGAGCAGAAGCTAACCGAATAG
- a CDS encoding LysR family transcriptional regulator encodes MEVSDIHIFLAVVEHGSVSRAAEEMGYVQSNVTARIRLMEQEIGYPLFHRHRRGMTLNAEGRKLLHYAERMALLMAEMKKAFQDPDDPAGSLLIGSIETVVGLPDILSLFYRNHPKVDISLVTGVTEKLTEEVLDYNLDGAFVSGPVSAANIETIPVFEEELVLVCGPDAWEAKPGKPLPFRELLHLPLLVFRRGCGYRAQLERWLQQEGIQPTKVMEFGTLETIIGTVAAGLGITVVPRAAVKKQETEGSLRVFPIPAPFNKVSVVYIRRGDSYLGSVERRFIEAIGAIRSRRSA; translated from the coding sequence ATGGAAGTAAGCGATATACACATTTTTTTGGCCGTCGTTGAGCATGGCAGCGTCAGCCGGGCGGCGGAGGAGATGGGATACGTCCAGTCCAATGTGACCGCCCGCATTCGCCTGATGGAGCAGGAGATCGGATACCCGCTGTTCCATCGCCACCGCCGGGGCATGACCTTGAATGCGGAGGGGCGGAAGCTGCTCCATTATGCGGAGCGCATGGCCTTGCTGATGGCGGAGATGAAGAAGGCGTTCCAGGATCCCGATGATCCGGCCGGCTCTCTGCTTATCGGCTCGATCGAGACGGTCGTCGGGCTGCCGGATATTCTCAGCCTGTTCTACCGCAACCATCCGAAGGTCGACATCTCTCTCGTGACGGGAGTGACCGAGAAGCTGACCGAAGAGGTGCTTGATTATAACTTGGACGGCGCGTTCGTCTCCGGGCCGGTGAGCGCAGCCAATATCGAGACGATTCCGGTCTTCGAGGAGGAACTGGTGCTCGTCTGCGGACCGGACGCATGGGAGGCCAAGCCCGGCAAGCCGCTTCCGTTCCGGGAGCTGCTGCATCTGCCGCTGCTCGTGTTCCGGCGCGGCTGCGGATACCGGGCGCAGCTGGAACGATGGCTGCAGCAGGAAGGCATTCAGCCGACGAAGGTAATGGAGTTCGGCACGCTGGAGACGATTATCGGCACGGTCGCGGCCGGACTCGGCATTACCGTCGTGCCGCGGGCCGCCGTGAAGAAGCAGGAGACGGAGGGCTCGCTCCGCGTGTTTCCGATTCCGGCCCCTTTCAACAAGGTGTCTGTCGTCTACATCCGCCGGGGAGACTCTTATCTGGGCAGCGTGGAGCGAAGATTCATCGAAGCGATCGGAGCGATTCGAAGCCGGCGAAGCGCGTGA
- a CDS encoding DMT family transporter, translating to MSKSRFWKGALFCLFSAIAWGAMFPVAESALHHIDPFWFSGIRYSAVAVLLVLLLAWKEGKKAFRTEGHGMKLWGLGTLAFMVYNFGVFWGQHQLGKSGVLLASIMESFMPMLAVLLVWSLTRKRPNIRTLGCVAVAFIGVLFVVTKGDLTAFTNGGLQLLPLLSVFAGVIGWVVFTVGSGQFSGWSALRFSTLTCIYGGATTMAAVLGLTFLGLIEVPEASQVMRVIPELLFMIVVAGLMALLSWIQGIQQLNSVNGMLFINFVPATTFVISVIQGYSVSAAEIIGSLLIVGALIANNLITRREASLEARKPAASRPSSARRPAKKQSHAPAG from the coding sequence ATGAGCAAGTCCCGTTTTTGGAAAGGCGCTTTATTTTGTTTGTTTTCCGCAATCGCTTGGGGAGCGATGTTCCCTGTGGCCGAGAGCGCGCTTCATCATATCGATCCGTTCTGGTTCTCCGGCATACGCTACAGCGCCGTCGCCGTGCTGCTGGTTCTGCTGCTCGCCTGGAAGGAAGGCAAAAAGGCATTCCGAACCGAAGGCCACGGCATGAAGCTGTGGGGATTAGGTACACTCGCTTTTATGGTATATAATTTTGGCGTCTTCTGGGGCCAGCATCAATTGGGCAAATCCGGCGTGCTGCTCGCGTCCATCATGGAATCGTTCATGCCGATGCTCGCCGTGCTGCTCGTCTGGTCGCTGACCCGCAAGCGTCCGAATATCCGGACCTTGGGCTGCGTGGCCGTCGCCTTCATCGGCGTGCTCTTCGTCGTCACGAAGGGCGATCTTACCGCCTTCACGAACGGCGGTCTGCAACTGCTGCCCCTCCTGTCGGTATTCGCGGGCGTCATCGGATGGGTCGTCTTCACCGTCGGCAGCGGTCAATTCTCCGGCTGGTCGGCGCTTCGCTTCTCTACGCTGACCTGCATCTACGGGGGAGCAACGACCATGGCCGCTGTACTCGGCCTGACGTTTCTCGGCCTCATCGAGGTACCCGAAGCCTCCCAGGTGATGCGGGTCATTCCGGAGCTGCTGTTCATGATCGTCGTGGCGGGTCTGATGGCCCTGCTGAGCTGGATTCAGGGCATTCAACAGCTCAATTCGGTGAACGGCATGCTGTTCATTAACTTCGTTCCTGCGACGACCTTCGTCATCTCGGTCATTCAGGGCTATTCGGTCTCCGCAGCCGAGATTATTGGCTCGCTCCTTATCGTCGGCGCGCTGATCGCCAACAATCTGATTACGCGGCGGGAAGCCTCCCTGGAAGCGCGCAAACCAGCGGCCTCGCGTCCTTCGTCAGCACGCCGGCCCGCCAAGAAGCAATCGCATGCGCCAGCAGGATAA